The following proteins are encoded in a genomic region of Macrobrachium rosenbergii isolate ZJJX-2024 chromosome 31, ASM4041242v1, whole genome shotgun sequence:
- the LOC136855321 gene encoding uncharacterized protein — MAVTVCGNGSLTLIVEGVDQEIMDLCIRLMYRESFRIKKCLVPKFISVSRSLELLGFESIGQQLEMHLQGIPAFVSPLCEGTASPLPLLRFGEQAPGTIASVKPLSPGRRPLVNSDAETRSKRDNVQNEADANEQQPVAPFNLSAKGELCMYVDQIASASLHASGTSDNGNITPEVIAARDSIIKEDVSDGEEDDFSEARSWCVLDENQTSIKDVPINGQHETSFISEVNRTTTVMQDSGFDRDLASCQIKLCTTSEQQCLTSEVVIKDEPIEECTTLTEELFEKCIIPTEFRAFRFKSERKFTENIDAVMNECNGWTLRSSQHEKIHDHVNNQSEKKKFSEFETRGELEGVDIAPKQSIVEANVLIKDNASEIERVCSSNEEDQQSARKNGGSYCEVKTGTSRPIDVLKPRNNDRVSHIESSETNPNVDTLESKVSVLVIKGPIHDLTEFNSQERDLSFCETYMAKENSDRKDCHRENLSFIDNSSGRLVVTEEEGQVDVCEVSTRDSEFLSHMRLSKGTAAAFCKIKNKKILKNKKRMFSNGNPLEAVISGKLYNCVNNPASFAHSSQGIECPVTQDTTGTKFYVNHKSFKASCTRFFTLKKTRREKVIAAYMRKILKSASSFHSKHGRKLSLSQKNITFHRRLKHCKKIDDTFTRTQNSVSEKYQGSVENLMMMQREHSEQEYSFVSGEVLSVISGQESVLPSIESGASQIEKHKATAQKTQMICEGKSAETLKLQKGLETKLKSTVALKEETNSLMQKSSVTGPSTFSVLGKDSCLSKKPNACAGSLQDIPECSSVNFCRASATPAGESKNYLGARKIKTEKENCDDLIANASWASLAEEVEYVVVSDLAVTSEEKTACLPDRNETFECTATESVTVIRNHSVLESVDDFSGDNYPVLKSKEFFGSPEKLNEFIRSEEMELSDNNLVVQENLTCLGNESGMVPVRKRQQIADSLAIHKMEALKSKAKTSEEICSNNWSFVTSYESRKSQKSKDANIAAEFTVQVGDVSVNTQEYSKEVDKEHPGDPDQPRMSESSSSFSFNSESSETTESAERHILLGGKTNASPDFQEEDKVIFECPCCQEILETEKLLLHHILQTHETYLYAYCPVPTCSVLLARNKFRIHLGRHLVTGRYQCSFCSFSQSNLGSMIRHESTHTKISKGRKKRSSREDSQDYSLNGNNAGEENSGMTALRETRRASSEGSQKPLLRRSARTVTSGYTREKAAFVEETKEDVSEEESEFEGEDNKQEPDVASSAAPEGILRFELSETGEFKETVHDASNSTFGNSTKTTGEQDIKVDGSSIGDQVFRGSPVNCCSKLSSSVNELVDHVRQCHLSTQRCPSSGIPCIDANCPVFLRTKNLAVHIKGHLVPRKISCDLCTYKTNCEFALRSHTLAHNRIKQSMKKKKRVLGAHRCVLKHRLRLRSQALPEEKTNANETSNKVTHKELSGQAVNAKAVIQTEPLKASEPNVHKWKSKLTLQYLRLEREAKKLSEKAQKLDPDIKMVIQDPSQEEEEEEIPNQMPMNSASVSVTDSTLFRKKFLLNLAGEDTMNNDLPFNPEFSKSGKWKSRFSGVSDGEKTADRLENYITMKKVKSGCGKSVKIKLKSQLRSKTSNKDTKKKKKFSVGGKTQVSNLKSYINKEMQDMAASTSFAYDQVPHASNVYSPVLKPYLEYQESQDSQDNEVALDLSVKARHPIEFVDEDASLATSMLDVGNHLPTNIFHQNFQQVVGGFGGLNSDGCFTRGASTELTKLTQKIASYVSFMGNEDMDDPSGVSATTQQAAEFREDTRSGTSSRGA, encoded by the exons ATGGCTGTCACAGTGTGTGGGAATGGATCGCTGACTCTGATCGTTGAAGGGGTTGATCAGGAAATTATGGACCTGTGCATTCGGCTTATGTACAGGGAAAGCTTTCGCATCAAAAAGTGTCTCGTCCCAAAGTTCATATCTGTTTCACGAAGTTTAGAATTGTTAGGATTTGAAAGCATTGGCCAACAATTGGAAATGCACTTGCAGGGTATTCCAgcttttgtttctccattgtgtGAGGGTACTGCTAGCCCTTTGCCACTACTGCGCTTCGGGGAACAGGCACCAGGCACTATCGCTTCGGTTAAACCACTTTCTCCTGGTAGGAGACCATTAGTAAATTCTGATGCTGAAACACGCTCCAAGAGGGATAATGTACAGAATGAAGCAGATGCTAATGAACAACAACCTGTAGCTCCTTTCAATCTGTCAGCTAAAGGtgaattgtgtatgtatgtggacCAGATAGCCTCTGCCAGTTTGCATGCATCAGGCACTTCAGATAATGGAAACATTACTCCTGAAGTGATCGCTGCCAGGGACTCAATCATCAAGGAAGATGTGTCTGATGGAGAAGAAGATGATTTTTCAGAGGCGAGAAGTTGGTGTGTTCTGGACGAAAACCAAACATCGATCAAAGATGTACCCATTAATGGGCAACATGAGACAAGTTTTATTTCTGAAGTCAATAGGACAACAACAGTCATGCAGGATAGTGGCTTTGATCGAGATCTGGCATCTTGTCAGATTAAGCTATGTACTACATCTGAACAGCAGTGTTTGACTTCTGAAGTTGTAATAAAAGATGAACCTATTGAAGAATGCACTACTCTAACTGAAGaactttttgaaaaatgcatcatTCCAACTGAATTCAGAGCCTTCAGATTCAAGTCAGAGAGAAAGTTTACCGAAAATATTGATGCTGTAATGAATGAATGCAATGGCTGGACCCTTAGAAGTAGTCAACATGAAAAAATTCATGACCATGTAAATAaccaaagtgaaaagaaaaaattttcagaatttgaaaCCAGAGGGGAACTGGAAGGAGTTGACATTGCTCCAAAACAATCCATTGTGGAAGCTAATGTTTTGATTAAAGATAATGCATCAGAAATAGAAAGGGTTTGTTCAAGTAATGAAGAAGACCAACAGTCCGCACGTAAGAATGGTGGAAGTTATTGTGAAGTAAAGACAGGAACCAGCAGGCCTATTGATGTTTTGAAACCCAGAAACAATGACAGAGTGAGTCACATAGAAAGCAGTGAAACAAATCCAAACGTGGATACTTTGGAAAGCAAGGTAAGCGTATTAGTTATAAAAGGCCCTATCCATGACCTCACTGAATTTAATTCCCAAGAAAGAGATTTGTCTTTTTGTGAAACTTATATGGCTAAAGAAAACAGTGATAGAAAGGACTGTCATCGAGAAAATCTGTCATTCATTGATAACTCCTCTGGTAGACTTGTTGTCACTGAGGAGGAAGGGCAGGTTGATGTATGTGAAGTAAGTACACGAGATAGTGAATTCCTATCTCACATGAGATTAAGCAAAGGGACGGCTGCTgctttttgcaaaataaagaataaaaaaatcttgaaaaataagaaaagaatgttTAGTAATGGGAATCCATTAGAGGCTGTAATCTCTGGAAAGCTTTATAATTGTGTTAATAATCCAGCTTCATTTGCCCATTCTTCACAGGGGATAGAATGCCCAGTGACACAAGATACTACTGGGACTAAATTTTATGTGAACCACAAGTCTTTCAAAGCATCTTGCACTAggttttttacacttaaaaagaCGAGGCGTGAAAAGGTAATTGCAGCATACATGAGGAAAATTCTTAAAAGTGCATCTTCATTCCACAGTAAACATGGACGGAAGTTGTCCCTGAGtcaaaaaaacattacttttcacCGTAGATTGAAGCATTGTAAGAAAATTGATGATACATTCACAAGAACTCAAAATTCAGTGTCTGAGAAATATCAAGGGTCAGTTGAAAATCTTATGATGATGCAGAGAGAGCACTCTGAACAGGAATACAGCTTTGTATCAGGGGAAGTCCTGTCTGTAATAAGTGGACAAGAATCTGTATTGCCTTCCATAGAAAGTGGGGCATCCCAAATTGAAAAGCACAAAGCAACAGCACAAAAGACACAGATGATCTGTGAGGGAAAAAGTGCTGAAACCTTAAAACTCCAGAAAGGTCTTGAGACAAAATTGAAATCTACTGTAGCTTTAAAGGAAGAGACAAACTCATTAATGCAAAAATCATCTGTAACAGGGCCAAGCACATTCTCAGTATTGGGTAAGGACTCTTGCTTATCCAAAAAGCCAAATGCATGTGCAGGGTCTCTGCAAGATATCCCTGAGTGTTCATCTGTAAACTTCTGTAGAGCTTCAGCAACTCCTGCTGGTGAGAGCAAAAACTATTTGGGAGCTAGAAAGatcaaaacagagaaagagaactgTGATGACCTGATTGCAAATGCATCTTGGGCTAGCCTAGCAGAGGAAGTAGAGTACGTTGTTGTAAGCGACCTTGCTGTGACTTCAGAAGAGAAAACAGCTTGCCTTCCAGATAGAAATGAAACATTTGAGTGTACCGCCACCGAATCAGTCACTGTCATTCGAAATCATTCTGTTCTTGAAAGTGTTGATGACTTTAGTGGAGATAATTATCCTGTCCTTAAATCGAAGGAATTTTTTGGCTCTCCAGAGAAGCTTAACGAATTTATACGTTCAGAAGAGATGGAATTATCAGACAATAATCTTGTCGTGCAAGAGAATTTGACTTGTCTTGGAAATGAAAGTGGGATGGTTCCAGTCAGAAAGCGACAGCAGATAGCTGATAGCTTAGCTATACACAAAATGGAAGCACTTAAGAGTAAAGCAAAGACTTCTGAAGAGATATGTAGCAACAATTGGAGTTTTGTCACAAGCTATGAGAGCCGTAAGTCGCAGAAATCGAAAGACGCCAATATAGCGGCAGAATTTACCGTTCAAGTTGGTGATGTCAGCGTAAACACACAGGAATATTCGAAAGAAGTGGATAAAGAGCATCCTGGGGATCCTGATCAACCTCGAATGAGTGAGAGCTCCTCCTCCTTCAGCTTCAACAGTGAAAGTAGTGAGACGACAGAAAGTGCAGAACGACACATTCTCCTAGGAGGGAAGACAAATGCTAGCCCAGATTTCCAAGAAGAAGACAAAGTTATTTTTGAGTGTCCATGCTGCCAGGAGATTTTAGAAACTGAGAAACTCCTCCTTCATCATATCTTGCAGACTCACGAAACATATCTGTATGCCTATTGCCCCGTGCCCACATGTTCAGTGTTGTTGGCAAGAAATAAGTTCAGGATTCACCTAGGGCGCCACTTAGTAACTGGTAGATATCAGTgctctttctgttctttttctcAAAGTAACCTTGGATCAATGATCAGACACGAATCTACTCATACAAAG ATTTCTAAAGGGCGTAAGAAACGATCTTCTAGGGAGGACTCCCAAGATTATTCATTAAACGGAAATAATGCTGGCGAAGAGAACAGCGGAATGACAGCTCTTAGAGAAACTAGAAGAGCATCTTCAGAGGGAAGTCAGAAGCCATTGCTGAGGAGGTCTGCACGTACAGTGACGTCAGGATACACGAGGGAAAAGGCGGCGTTTgtggaagaaacaaaagaagacgTCTCAGAAGAGGAATCAGAATTCGAAGGGGAAGACAACAAACAAGAACCTGATGTGGCTTCGTCAGCTGCTCCTGAAGGTATTCTTAGGTTTGAGCTTTCAGAGACTGGCGAATTCAAAGAGACAGTGCATGATGCGTCAAATTCGACCTTTGGGAACAGTACAAAAACAACAGGTGAGCAGGACATAAAAGTAGATGGCAGTAGCATTGGTGATCAGGTTTTCAGAGGGTCGCCCGTCAACTGTTGTTCCAAACTGTCATCATCGGTTAATGAACTGGTGGACCACGTTCGACAGTGCCATTTATCCACACAAAGGTGTCCAAGTTCAGGTATTCCATGTATTGATGCCAATTGCCCAGTCTTTCTGAGAACGAAAAATTTGGCAGTGCACATCAAGGGTCATTTAGTTCCGAGGAAGATCAGCTGTGACCTATGTACCTACAAGACAAACTGTGAATTTGCGCTTCGAAGTCACACCTTAGCTCATAATAGGATTAAA CAGAGTATGAAAAAGAAGAAGCGCGTCTTAGGTGCCCATAGGTGCGTTCTCAAACACAGGCTGAGACTGAGGAGTCAGGCGTTACCAGAGGAAAAAACAAATGCTAATGAAACTTCGAATAAGGTCACTCACAAGGAACTCTCAGGACAAGCAGTGAATGCAAAAGCTGTAATTCAGACAGAGCCTCTCAAAGCCAGTGAGCCCAACGTTCACAAATGGAAAAGCAAACTGACCTTGCAGTATTTGAGACTGGAGAGAGAAGCCAAGAAATTATCAGAGAAAGCTCAGAAACTAGACCCGGACATTAAAATGGTTATTCAAGATCCTAgccaggaggaggaagaggaagagattcCAAATCAGATGCCAATGAATTCTGCTTCAGTTTCTGTGACTGACTCGACATTATTTAGGAAGAAGTTCTTACTGAATCTTGCAGGTGAAGACACCATGAATAATGATCTCCCTTTCAATCCTGAGTTTTCTAAAAGTGGAAAGTGGAAAAGCCGTTTCAGTGGGGTCTCTGACGGAGAAAAAACTGCAGATAGACTTGAAAATTACATtactatgaaaaaagtaaaaagtggatgtggaaaaagtgtaaaaattaagttaaaaagcCAGTTGCGTAGCAAAACTTCCAATAaagatactaaaaagaaaaagaagttctCAGTTGGTGGTAAAACACAGGTATCGAACttgaaaagttatattaataaagaaatgcaGGATATGGCTGCCAGTACTTCCTTTGCTTATGATCAGGTTCCTCATGCTTCAAATGTATATAGTCCAGTACTTAAACCATATTTAGAATATCAGGAGAGTCAGGATTCCCAAGACAATGAAGTGGCTTTGGACTTGAGTGTTAAAGCAAGACATCCAATTGAATTTGTAGACGAAGATGCTTCACTTGCTACTTCAATGCTGGATGTTGGTAATCACCTGCCAACCAACATTTTTCACCAAAATTTCCAACAGGTTGTTGGTGGTTTCGGTGGCTTGAACAGTGATGGGTGTTTCACAAGGGGTGCCAGTACAGAACTAACTAAGTTGACCCAAAAAATCGCTTCTTACGTGAGTTTTATGGGTAATGAAGATATGGATGATCCCTCGGGTGTGAGTGCCACTACCCAACAAGCAGCTGAGTTTAGGGAAGACACTAGATCTGGAACTTCTTCACGAGGAGCTTGA